A genomic segment from Leopardus geoffroyi isolate Oge1 chromosome A2, O.geoffroyi_Oge1_pat1.0, whole genome shotgun sequence encodes:
- the PRR36 gene encoding proline-rich protein 36 isoform X2, whose amino-acid sequence MDKRDKGRAGAATRTPASRPPGLPTPRPPGSPRPPPPVTSAALRVLGAAGAAGRGPLAERAGSTRAAALPEAAPRVGSTRSAGTGARSPASRPPAAGRGERAPAKTPGPGSVSSPGRASGTTRLGTLAQKGLRPPAEEPVARGKAPETPRRSPLSAGARRDSSGPSPGAPSPATSRRSRAAGAEVGLPRAAPNARPRPPTEASRKSVSSTPQHGAAEPSPATRRRPSAGGGLQRPASRPLGSNATPLSSPARSGASTGGTPRAPGQPSQPGQPSQPKAKGLQALRPRQCTPPRKSATPAPGFPPPIATPSPPGLTAQLAPPPQITGTPLPATLPPSPPTTPPPRSPTCPLATPPPLAPPSSAPLALQTLPSPPATPPSQAPPTHVGTSFLEASTSPTAASQASFSPSVSPPLQSMPPTQASPALPSLLTLPSPLATPPLSAPGSPATAPLPPATSLLQASLTPATSLLNPPSPQATPPLQDLSALTTPPPRTSPSLSPSPLQAMPYTVTTPPTQDTSLATYPQQTSPCPLTTLSLQGSPSLCSPFPLASPSLQAPPSLLDTPPPQTPPHLATPPPQASPSPTRFFTEVPPSLASPPLQAPSPLTTPPPQTLISLATPPLQATPPQAFLPVQAPPSLRAPLSPPASPPLQDPPTPLATPPPQAPPSLALPPLQVPPSPPASPPPRTTPSPLATLSPQAPPSLVLPPLQASTLPLQAPPPPLATPPHQTPPSLALPPLQGSTLPLQAPPSPLATPPQAPPSLALPPLQVPPSPLDSPPLQAPRRPPTPGPDAPIPGPRLTLALAPAPPPPPSRSPSSTLSGPDLAGHSSSATSTPEELRGYDSGPEGGAATSPPADAELAACHPASWSRGPPPPLAVRSTPGAPLPWPPSAGSGSADGLCTIYEAEGPESATPAPDALDSGPGPGAGGGKVVAGAGAGATSRGAKPARLGELPLGALQASVVQHLLSRTLLLAAAEGAAGGSGGGPGVAGAGGVAGGARTALSDAELGRWAELLSPLDESRASITSVTSFSPDDVASPQGDWTVVEVETFH is encoded by the exons ATGGACAAGAGGGACAAGGGCAGGGCGGGGGCCGCCACAAGGACTCCGGCTTCTCGCCCTCCCGGCCTTCCCACCCCCAGACCCCCGGGGTCTCCTCGACCCCCTCCCCCAGTAACCAGCGCGGCGCTCCGAGTTCTGGGGGCAGCGGGAGCTGCAGGGCGAGGGCCCCTGGCCGAGCGAGCTGGAAGTACCCGGGCAGCCGCTCTCCCGGAGGCTGCTCCCCGGGTGGGATCAACTCGGAGCGCTGGGACAGGCGCCCGGAGTCCAG cctccaggcccccagctgcTGGGAGAGGGGAGCGGGCGCCTGCCAAGACCCCAGGCCCAGGCTCTGTCTCTAGCCCGGGACGTGCCAGCGGGACCACCAG GCTAGGCACTCTTGCGCAGAAGGGGCTTCGGCCCCCAGCTGAGGAACCCGTGGCCAGAGGAAAAGCCCCAGAAACACCAAGAAGGAGCCCGCTGAGCGCCGGGGCACGGAGAG ACTCTTCCGGGccctccccaggcgccccttccccagccacctCCCGTCGGTCCCGGGCTGCAGGAGCTGAAGTGGGTCTCCCTCGGGCAGCTCCGAATGCCCGGCCGCGGCCTCCGACCGAGGCCTCCAGGAAATCCGTGAGCAGTACCCCGCAGCATGGTGCCGCGGAGCCGAGCCCCGCCACCAGGAGGCGACCCAGCGCCGGCGGAGGTCTCCAGAGGCCAGCCTCACGCCCCTTAGGCTCCAACGCcactcctctgtcctcccctgcccgCTCCGGGGCCTCTACCGGTGGAACACCCCGGGCTCCCGGGCAGCCCTCGCAGCCCGGGCAGCCCTCGCAGCCCAAGGCGAAAGGGCTGCAGGCTCTACGCCCCCGCCAGTGCACACCCCCAAGGAAGAGCGCTACCCCCGCGCCGGGCTTTCCTCCTCCCATAGCCACACCCTCTCCACCGGGTTTGACTGCACAACTGGCGCCGCCTCCGCAAATCACTGGCACTCCCCTGCCGGCcactctccctccatctccaccGACCACGCCCCCTCCTCGCTCTCCTACCTGCCCTTTGGCCACGCCCCCTCCCCtagcccctccttcctctgctccacTCGCTCTGCAGACCCTCCCCTCTCCGCCGGCCACACCCCCCTCGCAAGCCCCACCCACCCACGTGGGTACCTCCTTTCTGGAGGCATCCACCTCTCCTACGGCCGCTTCTCAGGCTTCATTCTCTCCATCCGTGTCACCCCCTCTGCAGAGTATGCCCCCAACCCAAGCTTCTCCAGCTTTGCCCTCTCTTCtgactctcccctctcccttggcCACACCTCCTCTGTCGGCTCCTGGATCACCAGCCACGGCTCCTCTACCGCCAGCCACCTCCCTTCTACAAGCCTCTTTGACTCCAGCAACTTCTCTGCTGAATCCGCCCTCTCCCCAAGCCACACCCCCTCTGCAGGACCTTTCTGCTTTGACTACTCCCCCTCCACGGACCAGTCCTTCCCTATCTCCTTCCCCACTTCAGGCTATGCCCTATACAGTGACCACACCTCCTACGCAGGACACTTCTCTGGCCACATACCCTCAACaaacctctccctgccctctgaccACCCTCTCTCTGCAGGGTTCTCCTTCTCTATGCTCTCCATTTCCTTTGGCCTCACCATCGCTGCAGGCTCCGCCTTCTCTCCTGGACACGCCCCCTCCACAGACCCCACCTCATCTGGCCACACCCCCTCCACAGGCCTCTCCCTCTCCGACCCGGTTCTTTACAGAGGTCCCACCCTCTCTGGCCTCACCACCTCTGCAGGCACCTTCTCCCCTAACCACGCCTCCTCCACAGACTCTGATTTCCCTGGCCACACCCCCTCTACAGGCCACACCCCCTCAGGCCTTCCTCCCAGTTCAGGCCCCACCGTCTCTGCgggcccctctctcccctccggCTTCACCACCTCTGCAagaccctcccacccccttggccactccccctccccaggctccacCTTCCCTGGCCTTGCCTCCTCTTCAggttcctccctctccccctgcctcaccCCCTCCGCGGACAActccctctcccctggccacACTTTCTCCTCAGGCTCCACCTTCCCTGGTCTTGCCTCCTCTCCAGGCCTCTACGCTCCCTTTGCAggctcctcccccgcccctggccACGCCCCCTCACCAGACTCCACCTTCCCTGGCCCTACCTCCTCTGCAAGGCTCTACTCTCCCTTTGCAGGCTCCTCCCTCGCCCCTGGCCACACCCCCTCAGGCTCCACCTTCCCTGGCCTTGCCCCCGCTGCaggtccctccctctcccctggacTCACCCCCTCTGCAGGCCCCACGCCGCCCCCCGACCCCAGGTCCCGATGCCCCGATCCCGGGCCCACGGCTGACCCTGGCGCTGGCCCCGGCTCCGCCGCCACCGCCCTCCCGCAGCCCGTCCAGTACGCTGAGCGGCCCAGATCTGGCGGGCCACAGCAGCAGTGCCACCAGCACGCCGGAAGAGCTGCGCGGCTACGACAGCGGGCCGGAGGGCGGCGCCGCCACCTCCCCTCCCGCCGACGCGGAGCTCGCCGCCTGCCACCCGGCCTCCTGGAGCCGAGGTCCCCCTCCGCCGCTGGCTGTCCGCAGCACCCCAG GAGCGCCTCTGCCTTGGCCTCCTTCTGCCGGGTCAGGCTCCGCTGACGGCCTGTGCACCATCTACGAGGCAGAGGGGCCCGAGTCGGCGACCCCCGCCCCAGACGCGCTGGATTCGGGTCCTGGGCCCGGCGCGGGTGGTGGGAAGGTCGTGGCTGGAGCAGGCGCGGGGGCGACCTCGCGCGGCGCGAAGCCGGCGCGCCTGGGCGAGCTGCCGCTGGGGGCGCTGCAGGCGAGCGTCGTGCAGCACCTGCTGAGCCGGACGCTGCTGCTAGCTGCGGCCGAGGGTGCCGCGGGCGGCAGCGGCGGTGGCCCAGGGGTTGCGGGGGCTGGTGGCGTCGCGGGGGGTGCCCGGACTGCGCTCAGCGACGCCGAACTGGGCCGCTGGGCTGAACTGTTGTCTCCCCTGGACGAGTCCCGCGCCAGCATCACCTCGGTCACCAGCTTCTCCCCGGACGACGTGGCTTCCCCGCAGGGTGACTGGACGGTGGTAGAGGTGGAGACCTTCCACTGA
- the PRR36 gene encoding proline-rich protein 36 isoform X1 — MDKRDKGRAGAATRTPASRPPGLPTPRPPGSPRPPPPVTSAALRVLGAAGAAGRGPLAERAGSTRAAALPEAAPRVGSTRSAGTGARSPASRPPAAGRGERAPAKTPGPGSVSSPGRASGTTRLGTLAQKGLRPPAEEPVARGKAPETPRRSPLSAGARRDSSGPSPGAPSPATSRRSRAAGAEVGLPRAAPNARPRPPTEASRKSVSSTPQHGAAEPSPATRRRPSAGGGLQRPASRPLGSNATPLSSPARSGASTGGTPRAPGQPSQPGQPSQPKAKGLQALRPRQCTPPRKSATPAPGFPPPIATPSPPGLTAQLAPPPQITGTPLPATLPPSPPTTPPPRSPTCPLATPPPLAPPSSAPLALQTLPSPPATPPSQAPPTHVGTSFLEASTSPTAASQASFSPSVSPPLQSMPPTQASPALPSLLTLPSPLATPPLSAPGSPATAPLPPATSLLQASLTPATSLLNPPSPQATPPLQDLSALTTPPPRTSPSLSPSPLQAMPYTVTTPPTQDTSLATYPQQTSPCPLTTLSLQGSPSLCSPFPLASPSLQAPPSLLDTPPPQTPPHLATPPPQASPSPTRFFTEVPPSLASPPLQAPSPLTTPPPQTLISLATPPLQATPPQAFLPVQAPPSLRAPLSPPASPPLQDPPTPLATPPPQAPPSLALPPLQVPPSPPASPPPRTTPSPLATLSPQAPPSLVLPPLQASTLPLQAPPPPLATPPHQTPPSLALPPLQGSTLPLQAPPSPLATPPQAPPSLALPPLQVPPSPLDSPPLQAPRRPPTPGPDAPIPGPRLTLALAPAPPPPPSRSPSSTLSGPDLAGHSSSATSTPEELRGYDSGPEGGAATSPPADAELAACHPASWSRGPPPPLAVRSTPASLSAGAPLPWPPSAGSGSADGLCTIYEAEGPESATPAPDALDSGPGPGAGGGKVVAGAGAGATSRGAKPARLGELPLGALQASVVQHLLSRTLLLAAAEGAAGGSGGGPGVAGAGGVAGGARTALSDAELGRWAELLSPLDESRASITSVTSFSPDDVASPQGDWTVVEVETFH, encoded by the exons ATGGACAAGAGGGACAAGGGCAGGGCGGGGGCCGCCACAAGGACTCCGGCTTCTCGCCCTCCCGGCCTTCCCACCCCCAGACCCCCGGGGTCTCCTCGACCCCCTCCCCCAGTAACCAGCGCGGCGCTCCGAGTTCTGGGGGCAGCGGGAGCTGCAGGGCGAGGGCCCCTGGCCGAGCGAGCTGGAAGTACCCGGGCAGCCGCTCTCCCGGAGGCTGCTCCCCGGGTGGGATCAACTCGGAGCGCTGGGACAGGCGCCCGGAGTCCAG cctccaggcccccagctgcTGGGAGAGGGGAGCGGGCGCCTGCCAAGACCCCAGGCCCAGGCTCTGTCTCTAGCCCGGGACGTGCCAGCGGGACCACCAG GCTAGGCACTCTTGCGCAGAAGGGGCTTCGGCCCCCAGCTGAGGAACCCGTGGCCAGAGGAAAAGCCCCAGAAACACCAAGAAGGAGCCCGCTGAGCGCCGGGGCACGGAGAG ACTCTTCCGGGccctccccaggcgccccttccccagccacctCCCGTCGGTCCCGGGCTGCAGGAGCTGAAGTGGGTCTCCCTCGGGCAGCTCCGAATGCCCGGCCGCGGCCTCCGACCGAGGCCTCCAGGAAATCCGTGAGCAGTACCCCGCAGCATGGTGCCGCGGAGCCGAGCCCCGCCACCAGGAGGCGACCCAGCGCCGGCGGAGGTCTCCAGAGGCCAGCCTCACGCCCCTTAGGCTCCAACGCcactcctctgtcctcccctgcccgCTCCGGGGCCTCTACCGGTGGAACACCCCGGGCTCCCGGGCAGCCCTCGCAGCCCGGGCAGCCCTCGCAGCCCAAGGCGAAAGGGCTGCAGGCTCTACGCCCCCGCCAGTGCACACCCCCAAGGAAGAGCGCTACCCCCGCGCCGGGCTTTCCTCCTCCCATAGCCACACCCTCTCCACCGGGTTTGACTGCACAACTGGCGCCGCCTCCGCAAATCACTGGCACTCCCCTGCCGGCcactctccctccatctccaccGACCACGCCCCCTCCTCGCTCTCCTACCTGCCCTTTGGCCACGCCCCCTCCCCtagcccctccttcctctgctccacTCGCTCTGCAGACCCTCCCCTCTCCGCCGGCCACACCCCCCTCGCAAGCCCCACCCACCCACGTGGGTACCTCCTTTCTGGAGGCATCCACCTCTCCTACGGCCGCTTCTCAGGCTTCATTCTCTCCATCCGTGTCACCCCCTCTGCAGAGTATGCCCCCAACCCAAGCTTCTCCAGCTTTGCCCTCTCTTCtgactctcccctctcccttggcCACACCTCCTCTGTCGGCTCCTGGATCACCAGCCACGGCTCCTCTACCGCCAGCCACCTCCCTTCTACAAGCCTCTTTGACTCCAGCAACTTCTCTGCTGAATCCGCCCTCTCCCCAAGCCACACCCCCTCTGCAGGACCTTTCTGCTTTGACTACTCCCCCTCCACGGACCAGTCCTTCCCTATCTCCTTCCCCACTTCAGGCTATGCCCTATACAGTGACCACACCTCCTACGCAGGACACTTCTCTGGCCACATACCCTCAACaaacctctccctgccctctgaccACCCTCTCTCTGCAGGGTTCTCCTTCTCTATGCTCTCCATTTCCTTTGGCCTCACCATCGCTGCAGGCTCCGCCTTCTCTCCTGGACACGCCCCCTCCACAGACCCCACCTCATCTGGCCACACCCCCTCCACAGGCCTCTCCCTCTCCGACCCGGTTCTTTACAGAGGTCCCACCCTCTCTGGCCTCACCACCTCTGCAGGCACCTTCTCCCCTAACCACGCCTCCTCCACAGACTCTGATTTCCCTGGCCACACCCCCTCTACAGGCCACACCCCCTCAGGCCTTCCTCCCAGTTCAGGCCCCACCGTCTCTGCgggcccctctctcccctccggCTTCACCACCTCTGCAagaccctcccacccccttggccactccccctccccaggctccacCTTCCCTGGCCTTGCCTCCTCTTCAggttcctccctctccccctgcctcaccCCCTCCGCGGACAActccctctcccctggccacACTTTCTCCTCAGGCTCCACCTTCCCTGGTCTTGCCTCCTCTCCAGGCCTCTACGCTCCCTTTGCAggctcctcccccgcccctggccACGCCCCCTCACCAGACTCCACCTTCCCTGGCCCTACCTCCTCTGCAAGGCTCTACTCTCCCTTTGCAGGCTCCTCCCTCGCCCCTGGCCACACCCCCTCAGGCTCCACCTTCCCTGGCCTTGCCCCCGCTGCaggtccctccctctcccctggacTCACCCCCTCTGCAGGCCCCACGCCGCCCCCCGACCCCAGGTCCCGATGCCCCGATCCCGGGCCCACGGCTGACCCTGGCGCTGGCCCCGGCTCCGCCGCCACCGCCCTCCCGCAGCCCGTCCAGTACGCTGAGCGGCCCAGATCTGGCGGGCCACAGCAGCAGTGCCACCAGCACGCCGGAAGAGCTGCGCGGCTACGACAGCGGGCCGGAGGGCGGCGCCGCCACCTCCCCTCCCGCCGACGCGGAGCTCGCCGCCTGCCACCCGGCCTCCTGGAGCCGAGGTCCCCCTCCGCCGCTGGCTGTCCGCAGCACCCCAG CCTCTCTCTCCGCAGGAGCGCCTCTGCCTTGGCCTCCTTCTGCCGGGTCAGGCTCCGCTGACGGCCTGTGCACCATCTACGAGGCAGAGGGGCCCGAGTCGGCGACCCCCGCCCCAGACGCGCTGGATTCGGGTCCTGGGCCCGGCGCGGGTGGTGGGAAGGTCGTGGCTGGAGCAGGCGCGGGGGCGACCTCGCGCGGCGCGAAGCCGGCGCGCCTGGGCGAGCTGCCGCTGGGGGCGCTGCAGGCGAGCGTCGTGCAGCACCTGCTGAGCCGGACGCTGCTGCTAGCTGCGGCCGAGGGTGCCGCGGGCGGCAGCGGCGGTGGCCCAGGGGTTGCGGGGGCTGGTGGCGTCGCGGGGGGTGCCCGGACTGCGCTCAGCGACGCCGAACTGGGCCGCTGGGCTGAACTGTTGTCTCCCCTGGACGAGTCCCGCGCCAGCATCACCTCGGTCACCAGCTTCTCCCCGGACGACGTGGCTTCCCCGCAGGGTGACTGGACGGTGGTAGAGGTGGAGACCTTCCACTGA